Proteins encoded together in one Halomarina salina window:
- a CDS encoding Lrp/AsnC family transcriptional regulator, giving the protein MSHPEDAPEWEFKERDTYILKELSGDPQLSSRELARILESDYDIDVSHVTVSESIRGMREAGVFREAIVPHEEYFIFGMFEFKLNPEHFADTYREAIETIRDSPNTLFMFVSDGEYQWKSIMMFPDRFSESKWIHDFYKEHGNSVHNIRNSVVHNLLKFRTDPEMFETLRKEREE; this is encoded by the coding sequence ATGAGCCATCCAGAAGACGCACCGGAGTGGGAGTTCAAGGAACGGGACACGTACATCCTGAAGGAGCTCTCCGGCGACCCGCAGCTCTCCTCGCGCGAACTCGCGCGCATCCTGGAGTCCGACTACGACATCGACGTGAGCCACGTCACCGTCAGCGAGTCCATCCGCGGGATGCGCGAGGCGGGCGTGTTCCGAGAGGCCATCGTCCCCCACGAGGAGTACTTCATCTTCGGGATGTTCGAGTTCAAACTCAACCCCGAACACTTCGCCGACACGTACCGCGAGGCCATCGAGACCATCCGCGACTCGCCGAACACGCTGTTCATGTTCGTCTCCGACGGCGAGTACCAGTGGAAGTCCATCATGATGTTCCCCGACCGGTTCTCGGAGTCGAAGTGGATCCACGACTTCTACAAGGAGCACGGAAACTCGGTCCACAACATCCGGAACAGCGTGGTCCACAACCTGCTGAAGTTCCGGACGGACCCCGAGATGTTCGAGACGCTCCGGAAGGAACGAGA
- a CDS encoding alpha/beta fold hydrolase yields the protein MSETAPDHETWSDAQSETTVTVDGHEVTMAYRDSADVDDASAGAGDDAVVFLHGIPTWSFLWRRVVPPLESSVRAVVPDLVGYGNSARHDGFDRSIRAQEQAVLDLLDGLDLETVTVVAHDIGGGVALRLAAHHPDRVDRLVLSNAVCYDSWPVEFVSDLGLPSTASMDREELASTLDGAFAGGTVDEADPSFVEGMKAPWLAEGGAQALARAAVATNTNHTTEIDYDAITADVRCLWGTDDAMQPLSYGERLAEDTGGDVVELDDAYHWVVEDRPDAYREALETFIMN from the coding sequence GTGAGCGAGACCGCCCCGGACCACGAGACCTGGAGCGACGCGCAGTCGGAGACCACAGTCACCGTCGACGGTCACGAGGTGACGATGGCGTACCGCGACAGCGCCGACGTCGACGACGCGTCGGCCGGCGCGGGCGACGACGCCGTCGTCTTCCTCCACGGCATCCCGACGTGGTCGTTCCTCTGGCGACGCGTCGTGCCACCGCTCGAATCCTCGGTGCGTGCGGTCGTCCCCGACCTCGTCGGCTACGGCAACAGTGCCCGTCACGACGGGTTCGACCGGTCGATACGCGCACAGGAGCAGGCGGTCCTCGACCTGCTCGACGGCCTCGACCTGGAGACGGTGACGGTCGTCGCCCACGACATCGGCGGCGGCGTCGCACTCCGACTCGCCGCACACCACCCCGACCGGGTCGACCGCCTGGTGCTCTCGAACGCGGTCTGTTACGACTCGTGGCCCGTGGAGTTCGTCTCGGACCTCGGACTGCCCTCGACCGCGTCGATGGACCGGGAGGAACTGGCGTCGACGCTCGACGGTGCGTTCGCCGGCGGCACCGTCGACGAGGCCGACCCGTCGTTCGTCGAGGGGATGAAAGCGCCGTGGCTGGCCGAGGGCGGCGCGCAGGCCCTCGCCCGTGCTGCGGTCGCGACGAACACCAACCACACGACGGAGATAGACTACGACGCCATCACCGCGGACGTGCGCTGTCTGTGGGGTACCGACGACGCCATGCAGCCGCTGTCGTACGGTGAACGTCTCGCCGAGGACACCGGCGGCGACGTCGTCGAACTCGACGACGCCTACCACTGGGTGGTCGAGGACCGTCCCGACGCCTACCGCGAAGCGCTCGAAACGTTCATTATGAACTGA
- a CDS encoding acyl-CoA dehydrogenase family protein, with protein MASQFRLSAEQEAIRDAVREFGENEIQPVAREHDESGEYPEELRKEAAKYDLVAPGIPEEYGGAGMDLLESCVVTEELWRADPGIGSAVGSAGFGSSMIRRFGDEWMKEEWLPAIAAGDAVSCSCISEPAHGSNVAGIETTAEKDGDEYVIDGNKMWITNGTVADVGVVMAKTSPDEGRKGISAILVPTDADGFKPTKIDNKLGIRASDLAEIVLDDVRVPQENLIGEEDRGFYQLMNFFAGGRASVASQAVGAAQGALDAAVDYAGEREQFDQKIGEFQAIRHKLADMATTVEAARSMTYRAAGYAEAGDRDLAMKYASMAKLFASENAVEVADDALQVFGGAGYVTDHPAERYYRDARITKIYEGTSEIQKNIIADRIL; from the coding sequence ATGGCATCCCAGTTCCGCCTGAGCGCAGAACAGGAGGCGATTCGCGACGCGGTCCGCGAGTTCGGCGAGAACGAGATTCAACCCGTCGCGCGCGAACACGACGAGAGCGGCGAGTACCCCGAGGAACTCCGCAAGGAGGCGGCGAAGTACGACCTCGTCGCACCGGGCATCCCCGAGGAGTACGGCGGGGCGGGGATGGACCTGCTCGAATCCTGCGTCGTCACGGAGGAGCTGTGGCGCGCGGACCCCGGCATCGGGTCGGCGGTCGGGTCGGCCGGCTTCGGCTCCTCGATGATCCGCAGGTTCGGCGACGAGTGGATGAAAGAGGAGTGGCTGCCCGCCATCGCGGCCGGCGACGCCGTCTCCTGTTCGTGCATCTCGGAACCCGCCCACGGCTCGAACGTCGCGGGCATCGAGACGACCGCCGAGAAGGACGGCGACGAGTACGTCATCGACGGCAACAAGATGTGGATCACCAACGGCACCGTCGCCGACGTCGGCGTCGTGATGGCGAAGACGAGCCCCGACGAGGGTCGGAAGGGCATCTCGGCCATCCTCGTTCCGACCGACGCTGACGGGTTCAAGCCGACGAAGATAGACAACAAACTCGGTATCCGGGCGTCGGACCTCGCCGAAATCGTCCTCGACGACGTGCGCGTCCCGCAGGAGAACCTCATCGGCGAGGAGGACCGCGGCTTCTACCAGCTGATGAACTTCTTCGCGGGCGGTCGGGCGAGCGTCGCCTCGCAGGCCGTCGGGGCCGCGCAGGGAGCGCTCGACGCCGCCGTCGACTACGCCGGCGAGCGCGAGCAGTTCGACCAGAAGATCGGCGAGTTCCAGGCCATCCGCCACAAACTCGCGGACATGGCGACGACCGTGGAGGCCGCCCGCTCGATGACCTACCGCGCGGCGGGGTACGCCGAGGCGGGCGACCGCGACCTGGCGATGAAGTACGCCAGCATGGCGAAGCTGTTCGCCTCCGAGAACGCCGTCGAGGTCGCGGACGACGCGCTACAGGTGTTCGGCGGGGCGGGCTACGTCACCGACCACCCGGCCGAGCGCTACTACCGCGACGCTCGTATCACGAAGATCTACGAGGGGACGAGCGAGATTCAGAAGAACATCATCGCCGACCGCATCCTCTGA
- a CDS encoding ribonucleotide-diphosphate reductase subunit beta, with the protein MRRDPERTLQLDRSERAFRYYRNAVERHWDPATIDLTNDADGLVAMAREDEEYFDQFRAAVAKFGAGEQAVTEDLAPLAVVLDDPESEMFVTTQLYEEAKHTDFFDRYWREVVHGVEDELGLDRSSPTENRWFNDEYDELFDRNDAAMQRLLTDDTPENRAKAFCHYHLTVEGILAQTGYYGLQRAYGPENETLPHLPGLVEGLDYIRRDEGRHVGFGMAMLKGLVADGVDPQLLHETVGELLPLVDSITTDGAEDDGDAPGASPDELRSYASGKHTQRMKQITVASESIPSVDQLTSLEGD; encoded by the coding sequence ATGCGACGCGACCCAGAGCGAACCCTGCAACTCGACCGAAGCGAGCGAGCGTTCCGGTACTATCGCAACGCCGTCGAGCGACACTGGGACCCGGCGACCATCGACCTCACGAACGACGCGGACGGCCTCGTCGCGATGGCGCGAGAGGACGAGGAGTACTTCGACCAGTTCCGCGCGGCGGTGGCGAAGTTCGGTGCGGGCGAGCAGGCGGTGACCGAGGACCTCGCGCCGCTGGCCGTCGTGCTCGACGACCCAGAGTCGGAGATGTTCGTGACGACCCAGCTGTACGAGGAGGCCAAGCACACCGACTTCTTCGACCGGTACTGGCGCGAGGTGGTTCACGGCGTCGAGGACGAACTCGGCCTCGACCGCTCTTCGCCGACGGAGAACCGCTGGTTCAACGACGAGTACGACGAACTGTTCGACCGCAACGACGCGGCCATGCAGCGCCTGCTCACCGACGACACGCCCGAGAACCGAGCGAAGGCGTTCTGCCACTACCACCTGACCGTGGAGGGCATCCTCGCCCAGACGGGCTACTACGGCCTCCAGCGCGCGTACGGTCCGGAGAACGAGACCCTCCCGCACCTCCCCGGACTCGTCGAGGGGCTGGACTACATCCGTCGCGACGAGGGCCGCCACGTCGGGTTCGGGATGGCGATGCTGAAGGGACTCGTCGCCGACGGCGTCGACCCGCAACTGCTCCACGAGACGGTCGGCGAGCTGCTGCCGCTGGTCGACAGCATCACGACCGACGGCGCGGAGGACGACGGCGACGCGCCGGGAGCCAGCCCCGACGAACTCCGGTCGTACGCCTCCGGGAAGCACACCCAGCGGATGAAACAGATAACCGTCGCCTCGGAGTCCATCCCGAGCGTCGACCAGTTGACGAGTCTGGAGGGCGACTGA
- a CDS encoding 2'-5' RNA ligase family protein, whose amino-acid sequence MTDLATDPAEFWERRRSLPVEPTTDADVAERRDDGHLVLSFDLPADGSERFESTLDRLSAFDCLAVAPSRYLHVTVTPVGFLTDDPNGPGEFATDEVDALAADIGAALSGGDPFEVRFPRLNLFPTVVYAEVDDCGRFAALNDRVCALDAVPVHDRDRRFVPHAALAQFRDEAVSDLVDALERDRSLDVGPVTVDSLSLVCVDLGERFPAFDEVRRYDLGG is encoded by the coding sequence ATGACAGACCTCGCCACTGACCCGGCCGAGTTCTGGGAACGGCGTCGTTCGCTCCCGGTCGAACCGACGACCGACGCCGACGTGGCCGAACGGCGCGACGACGGTCACCTCGTCCTGTCGTTCGACCTGCCCGCCGACGGCAGCGAGCGGTTCGAGTCGACGCTCGACCGGCTCTCGGCGTTCGACTGTCTCGCCGTCGCTCCGTCACGGTATCTGCACGTCACCGTCACCCCAGTGGGGTTCCTGACCGACGACCCGAACGGACCCGGCGAGTTCGCAACCGACGAGGTGGACGCGCTCGCCGCCGACATCGGCGCTGCCCTGTCGGGGGGAGACCCGTTCGAGGTCCGATTTCCCCGACTCAACCTGTTCCCGACCGTCGTCTACGCTGAGGTCGACGACTGCGGTCGGTTCGCAGCGCTCAACGACCGGGTCTGTGCGCTCGACGCCGTCCCCGTCCACGATCGGGACCGTCGGTTCGTCCCGCACGCGGCGCTCGCGCAGTTCCGCGACGAGGCGGTGTCGGACCTCGTCGACGCCCTCGAACGGGACCGGTCGCTCGACGTTGGGCCGGTCACCGTCGACTCCCTGTCTCTGGTCTGCGTGGACCTCGGCGAGCGGTTCCCGGCGTTCGACGAGGTGCGACGGTACGACCTCGGTGGATAG
- a CDS encoding DsbA family oxidoreductase has product MSQQHAADRLTVYSDYVCPFCYLGRQSLDQYQDERDDTLKIDWQPFDLRSQKRRPDGTIDFSVDDGKDDDYYEQAKQNVRRLAEEYDVEMDLDIATDIDSLPAQVVSYHLKDTHDYETWLAFDEAVFAALWTDGRDIGDHDLLVELAADAGVDESEVRSALDDEALRQEVHEQFTEAQRHGVTGVPTFAYDGYAARGAVPPEQLRRLVEGE; this is encoded by the coding sequence ATGAGCCAGCAGCACGCCGCCGACCGACTCACCGTCTACTCGGACTACGTCTGTCCGTTCTGCTACCTGGGTCGGCAGTCCCTCGACCAGTATCAGGACGAACGCGACGATACCCTGAAGATCGACTGGCAGCCGTTCGACCTGCGCTCACAGAAGCGCCGTCCGGACGGTACCATCGACTTCTCGGTCGACGACGGCAAGGACGACGACTACTACGAGCAGGCGAAGCAGAACGTCCGGCGACTCGCCGAGGAGTACGACGTGGAGATGGACCTCGACATCGCAACGGACATCGACTCGCTCCCCGCGCAGGTCGTCTCGTACCACCTCAAGGACACCCACGACTACGAGACGTGGCTGGCGTTCGACGAGGCGGTGTTCGCCGCACTCTGGACCGATGGGCGGGATATCGGCGACCACGACCTGCTCGTCGAACTCGCGGCCGATGCGGGCGTCGACGAGAGCGAGGTTCGCTCGGCGCTGGACGACGAGGCACTTCGACAGGAGGTCCACGAGCAGTTCACCGAAGCACAGCGACACGGTGTCACGGGCGTGCCGACGTTCGCCTACGACGGCTACGCCGCCCGCGGTGCGGTACCGCCGGAGCAGTTGCGACGACTGGTCGAAGGCGAGTAG
- a CDS encoding enoyl-CoA hydratase/isomerase family protein translates to MSEDAVLLDVEDEVATLTLNRPDMRNAITHEVSNELLDRLEEVEQSDARALVLTGSGGSFSAGGDINAMSERMAGQVSLAESVRHIHQDTSRAIERVAKFHLPTVAKIDGVAFGAGANLALACDIQLASAEARMSFGFRQVGLAVDTGTSYFLPRIVGLNKAKELVFTGELLDAEDAHDLGLFNHVYADDFEGQVAEFVEQIAQGPTVALETSKRALNQGLEQSLDQAMTREAAHQAAVFETHDHEEGAEAFMGKRDPDFQGE, encoded by the coding sequence ATGAGCGAGGACGCGGTCCTACTCGACGTCGAGGACGAGGTAGCGACACTCACGCTGAATCGGCCGGACATGCGTAACGCCATCACTCACGAGGTGTCCAACGAACTGCTCGACCGGCTGGAAGAGGTCGAGCAGTCCGACGCCCGTGCGCTCGTCCTCACGGGGTCGGGCGGGAGTTTCTCGGCGGGGGGCGACATCAACGCGATGTCCGAACGGATGGCGGGGCAGGTGTCGCTCGCCGAGTCCGTCCGCCACATCCACCAGGACACGAGCCGCGCCATCGAGCGCGTCGCGAAGTTCCACCTGCCGACCGTCGCGAAGATCGACGGCGTGGCGTTCGGCGCGGGCGCGAACCTCGCGCTGGCGTGTGACATACAGCTCGCCAGCGCCGAGGCGCGGATGAGCTTCGGGTTCCGGCAGGTCGGCCTCGCCGTCGACACCGGGACGTCGTACTTCCTCCCGCGCATCGTCGGGCTGAACAAGGCCAAGGAACTCGTGTTCACGGGCGAGTTGCTCGACGCCGAAGACGCCCACGACCTCGGCCTGTTCAACCACGTCTACGCCGACGACTTCGAGGGGCAGGTCGCGGAGTTCGTCGAGCAGATCGCCCAGGGGCCGACCGTGGCGCTGGAGACGTCGAAGCGCGCGCTCAACCAGGGCCTCGAACAGTCGCTCGACCAGGCGATGACCCGCGAGGCGGCCCACCAGGCCGCCGTCTTCGAGACCCACGACCACGAGGAGGGCGCGGAGGCGTTCATGGGCAAGCGCGACCCCGACTTCCAGGGCGAGTAG
- a CDS encoding class I SAM-dependent methyltransferase: MTDDTDATTAYSDTIDWDQYWTDPDEADREAASPSAQLLVDPFSEFLAERGGPDSYADVGCGAGATVFDVAARYPESTVVGYDAATPVLESNRERADCEGHESLTFERAVLPEFDPDRQFAVVSAFYTLVYVADVERALGNLYDAVEPGGVLVFTYHNRLARARFRSVAEAPEEHLGGDSPFDPDRYAERFRLLVEGENLLSYDRIEATLGRRPQSVWSVVGDEHRYPAWRHNPLVYVPKPDE, from the coding sequence ATGACAGACGACACCGACGCCACGACGGCGTACTCCGACACCATCGACTGGGACCAGTACTGGACCGACCCCGACGAGGCCGACAGGGAGGCCGCGAGCCCGAGCGCACAGCTACTCGTCGACCCGTTCTCCGAATTCCTGGCCGAGCGAGGCGGCCCCGACTCGTACGCCGACGTCGGCTGTGGGGCCGGTGCGACGGTGTTCGACGTCGCAGCCCGATACCCCGAGTCGACGGTCGTCGGCTACGACGCGGCGACACCGGTCCTCGAATCGAATCGCGAGCGAGCCGACTGCGAGGGGCACGAGAGCCTCACGTTCGAGCGGGCCGTCCTCCCCGAGTTCGACCCCGACCGGCAGTTCGCCGTCGTCTCCGCGTTCTACACGCTCGTCTACGTCGCCGACGTCGAGCGTGCGCTCGGGAACCTCTACGACGCGGTCGAACCCGGCGGGGTGCTCGTCTTCACCTACCACAACCGGCTCGCTCGGGCGCGGTTCCGGAGCGTCGCTGAGGCTCCCGAGGAGCACCTCGGCGGGGACTCGCCGTTCGACCCCGACCGCTACGCCGAGCGGTTCCGATTGCTCGTCGAGGGCGAGAACCTGCTGTCGTACGACCGCATCGAAGCGACGCTCGGCCGCCGACCGCAGAGCGTCTGGTCGGTCGTCGGCGACGAGCACCGCTATCCGGCGTGGCGACACAACCCGCTCGTCTACGTGCCGAAACCCGACGAGTAG
- a CDS encoding long-chain-fatty-acid--CoA ligase translates to MANLVADVAETAADRPDATAIGFRGRTWSYAEFWSETGRLAQALADRGVGADDRVALYLPNLPQYVTGFHATLRAGGVVVPMNPQYKTREIGHLLDDSGATVVLTLADLAPMVTEVEAETDVEHVVAVGGDDADLPEGATSYREFLASADDELDVVDRADDDVACQPYTSGTTGQPKGVMLTHRNLASNARSTGSLMPGGFDPDDKMLGVLPLFHIYGMTVTMLGTLFNGAAYYPMSEWDAQEAVDLIESEDITIVHGVPAMYNDLVNQPNAEEFDLSSVRFANSGGSSLPIEVMRRFEDLYDVDLFEGYGLTETSPVTHANRPDERRAGSIGRAIPGVESMVVNDEFEELPPVERGPVEEGTDLDAVTGELVVAGPNVMRGYYGLPEANEEAFTERDGTRWFHTGDIAYRDEDGYYFVVDREKHMINTAGYNVYPREVEELLFEHDDVADAAVVGIPDERRGETVKAFVVPAPDADVTPDEIREYCLERLAEYKHPREVEFVDVLPRTTTGKVQKFELRGSNE, encoded by the coding sequence ATGGCAAATCTCGTCGCCGACGTCGCCGAGACCGCTGCAGACCGCCCCGACGCGACCGCCATCGGCTTCCGCGGTCGGACGTGGAGCTACGCGGAGTTCTGGAGCGAGACCGGCCGACTGGCGCAGGCGCTCGCCGACCGCGGCGTCGGCGCGGACGACCGGGTCGCGCTCTACCTCCCGAACCTTCCGCAGTACGTGACCGGCTTCCACGCGACGCTCCGCGCGGGCGGCGTCGTCGTTCCGATGAACCCGCAGTACAAGACCCGCGAGATCGGCCACCTGCTCGACGACAGCGGGGCGACGGTGGTCCTCACGCTCGCCGACCTCGCGCCGATGGTCACCGAGGTCGAGGCGGAGACGGACGTCGAACACGTCGTCGCGGTCGGCGGCGACGACGCCGACCTGCCCGAGGGGGCGACGTCGTACCGCGAGTTCCTCGCGAGTGCGGACGACGAACTCGACGTGGTCGACCGCGCGGACGACGACGTGGCCTGCCAGCCGTACACCTCCGGGACGACGGGCCAGCCGAAGGGCGTGATGCTCACCCACCGTAACCTCGCCTCGAACGCTCGCTCGACGGGGTCGCTGATGCCGGGCGGGTTCGACCCCGACGACAAGATGCTCGGGGTCCTCCCGCTGTTCCACATCTACGGGATGACCGTGACGATGCTCGGGACGCTGTTCAACGGCGCGGCGTACTACCCCATGTCCGAGTGGGACGCCCAGGAGGCCGTGGACCTCATCGAGAGCGAGGACATCACCATCGTCCACGGCGTGCCCGCGATGTACAACGACCTCGTCAACCAGCCCAACGCCGAGGAGTTCGACCTCTCGTCCGTCCGGTTCGCCAACTCCGGTGGCTCCAGTCTCCCCATCGAAGTGATGCGCCGGTTCGAGGACCTGTACGACGTGGACCTGTTCGAGGGGTACGGTCTCACCGAGACCAGCCCCGTCACGCACGCCAACCGCCCGGACGAGCGCCGTGCAGGGTCCATCGGCAGGGCCATCCCCGGCGTCGAGTCGATGGTCGTGAACGACGAGTTCGAGGAACTCCCGCCGGTCGAGCGCGGCCCCGTCGAGGAGGGCACGGACCTCGACGCGGTGACGGGCGAGCTCGTCGTCGCCGGACCGAACGTGATGCGCGGCTACTACGGCCTGCCCGAGGCCAACGAAGAAGCGTTCACCGAGCGAGACGGGACGCGCTGGTTCCACACCGGCGACATCGCCTACCGCGACGAGGACGGCTACTACTTCGTCGTCGACCGGGAGAAACACATGATCAACACCGCGGGCTACAACGTCTACCCGCGTGAGGTGGAGGAGCTACTGTTCGAACACGACGACGTCGCCGACGCCGCCGTCGTCGGTATCCCCGACGAGCGCCGTGGCGAGACGGTGAAGGCGTTCGTCGTTCCGGCTCCCGATGCGGACGTTACGCCCGACGAGATTCGTGAGTACTGCCTGGAGCGGCTGGCCGAGTACAAACACCCGCGGGAGGTGGAGTTCGTGGACGTGCTGCCGAGGACGACGACGGGGAAGGTGCAGAAGTTCGAGTTGCGTGGTTCGAACGAGTGA
- a CDS encoding xanthine dehydrogenase family protein molybdopterin-binding subunit, translating into MTNESPDEPSVGRRTTRREDAALLTGDAAYTDDLTAPGAVHLAFVRSDHAHARLDGVDTSGATDLDGVVAAYTWDDLDASDAPMVLGSSGLDVDAPGHPVLARDRVRYQGQPIAAVVAEDRYVASDAVAAVDVTYNTFDATTDPAEATAEDAPTLYEAAPDNVAATGELGDREATDRAFETADHAVALDLRNNRLVANAMEPRAALARYDEAEERLTVELTSQSAHGHRRDLSRTLGVREGRIRVVAPDVGGGFGHKGHHYPGEAMTAWAARELGRPVRWTATRSENYRAGAHGRDHVTHAELAVDDGGTVRGLRAETNVGLGGYALGSSAAIQVGYGRLLSGEYRIPAIHCEARSVFTTTAPVHTYRGAGRPESIYVVERLFDAAARELDLDPVELRRRNLVGADAFPYETPVGATYDSGDYERAMDRALDAVDYSENREESRQRDDDDGRYRGVGVANYVESTGGGFESGVVRVHPDGSVAVYAGTHSHGQGHETTYAQIVADELGVDEESIEVSEGDTDSVPTGTGTFGSRSTVTGGNAVAESARAVREKARRIAAHQFEAPPDDVAYDAGEFHVTGDPSRTIPFSEVASAAYGSGLPDGVDRGLDETTFYEPEGTAYTFGTHVARVAVDPESGEVEIERYVAVDDCGPRVNPTIVEGQVHGGVAQGVGQARYEAAVYGEDGALLTDSLSRYGVPKTTQLPDVETDATETPSPTNRLGVKGIGEAGTIAAPPAVVNAVVDALSPLGVEHVDMPLTEETVWTAIRDASE; encoded by the coding sequence ATGACGAACGAATCGCCCGACGAGCCGTCCGTCGGGCGGCGGACGACGCGCCGAGAGGACGCGGCGCTGCTCACCGGTGACGCAGCGTACACCGACGACCTGACCGCGCCGGGGGCGGTCCACCTCGCGTTCGTCCGGAGCGACCACGCGCACGCTCGACTCGACGGCGTCGATACGAGCGGGGCCACCGACCTCGACGGCGTCGTCGCCGCGTACACCTGGGACGACCTCGACGCCTCCGACGCGCCGATGGTCCTCGGGTCGAGCGGTCTCGACGTAGACGCGCCGGGTCATCCCGTCCTCGCCCGTGACCGCGTCCGGTATCAGGGCCAGCCGATAGCCGCCGTCGTCGCCGAGGACCGCTACGTCGCGAGCGACGCCGTGGCAGCGGTCGACGTCACATACAATACCTTCGACGCGACCACCGACCCGGCCGAGGCGACCGCCGAGGACGCCCCCACGCTGTACGAGGCGGCCCCCGACAACGTCGCCGCGACGGGCGAACTCGGCGACCGCGAGGCGACCGACCGGGCGTTCGAGACGGCCGACCACGCGGTCGCTCTCGACCTGCGGAACAATCGGCTCGTCGCGAACGCGATGGAACCGCGGGCGGCGCTCGCCCGCTACGACGAGGCCGAGGAGCGGTTGACCGTCGAACTGACGAGCCAGAGCGCCCACGGCCACCGGCGGGACCTCTCGCGGACGCTCGGGGTGCGCGAGGGCCGGATTCGCGTCGTCGCGCCGGACGTCGGCGGCGGGTTCGGCCACAAGGGCCACCACTACCCCGGCGAGGCGATGACGGCGTGGGCGGCCCGCGAACTCGGTCGGCCGGTCCGGTGGACCGCCACCCGCTCGGAGAACTACCGCGCCGGGGCGCACGGCCGGGACCACGTCACCCACGCCGAACTCGCCGTCGACGACGGCGGCACCGTCCGCGGCCTGCGCGCCGAGACGAACGTCGGCCTCGGTGGCTACGCGCTCGGCAGTTCGGCCGCCATCCAGGTGGGTTACGGTCGCCTGCTCTCCGGAGAGTACCGCATCCCGGCCATCCACTGCGAGGCCCGGAGCGTCTTCACGACGACCGCACCGGTCCACACCTACCGCGGGGCGGGCCGCCCCGAGTCCATCTACGTCGTCGAGCGACTGTTCGACGCCGCGGCGCGCGAACTGGACCTGGACCCTGTGGAACTCCGGCGACGAAACCTGGTCGGGGCAGACGCGTTCCCCTACGAGACGCCCGTCGGCGCGACCTACGACAGCGGCGACTACGAGCGAGCGATGGACCGGGCGCTCGACGCGGTGGACTACTCGGAGAATCGGGAGGAGTCCCGCCAACGGGACGACGACGACGGGCGCTACCGCGGCGTCGGCGTCGCCAACTACGTCGAGTCGACGGGCGGCGGCTTCGAGAGTGGCGTCGTCAGAGTCCATCCGGACGGGAGCGTCGCGGTGTACGCCGGGACGCACTCCCACGGACAGGGCCACGAGACGACGTACGCACAGATAGTGGCCGACGAACTCGGCGTCGACGAGGAGTCCATCGAGGTCAGCGAGGGCGACACCGACAGCGTCCCGACCGGGACGGGGACGTTTGGCAGTCGGAGCACCGTCACGGGCGGCAACGCCGTCGCCGAGAGCGCGCGGGCGGTCCGGGAGAAGGCGCGCCGCATCGCGGCCCACCAGTTCGAGGCCCCGCCCGACGACGTGGCGTACGACGCGGGGGAGTTCCACGTCACGGGCGACCCGAGTCGGACGATTCCGTTCTCGGAGGTTGCGTCCGCGGCCTACGGCAGCGGCCTCCCCGACGGCGTCGACCGGGGCCTCGACGAGACCACGTTCTACGAACCCGAGGGCACCGCCTACACGTTCGGGACGCACGTCGCCCGCGTGGCCGTCGACCCCGAGAGCGGCGAGGTCGAGATAGAGCGCTACGTCGCGGTCGACGACTGCGGCCCGCGCGTCAACCCGACCATCGTCGAGGGGCAGGTCCACGGCGGCGTCGCCCAGGGCGTCGGCCAGGCGCGCTACGAGGCGGCCGTCTACGGCGAGGACGGGGCGCTCCTGACCGACTCGCTCTCAAGGTACGGGGTCCCGAAGACGACCCAGCTACCCGACGTGGAGACGGACGCGACGGAGACCCCGAGTCCCACCAATCGGCTGGGCGTGAAGGGTATCGGAGAGGCCGGGACCATCGCCGCGCCGCCCGCCGTCGTGAACGCGGTGGTCGACGCCCTCTCGCCGCTGGGCGTCGAGCACGTCGACATGCCGCTGACCGAGGAGACGGTCTGGACCGCGATTCGCGACGCGAGCGAGTAG